A genomic window from Acidobacteriota bacterium includes:
- a CDS encoding response regulator transcription factor, whose product MPDLRLLIVEDEPLIRVGIRNAVAGLPGVVVVGECECVADAVVAITSDTVDLVLLDVQLPDGTGFDVVRQVGAERMPTVIFVTAYDQYAVRAFDVHAVDYLLKPFDTRRLCDSIERVRTRLARPADIVQQLQGLLDVQSQPWLQRLVVRNGEHFDFVPVDAIDWIESANNDTILHCRGRDFTFNQNLAALERQLDPRRFVRVHRGHIVNVERVLGANTLLGGAYELQLRSGVTVRTGRQYADTVRHLLKSR is encoded by the coding sequence GTGCCTGACCTCCGCCTGCTCATCGTCGAGGACGAGCCGCTCATCCGTGTCGGCATCCGGAATGCGGTCGCCGGCCTGCCTGGCGTGGTCGTCGTCGGTGAGTGCGAGTGCGTGGCTGATGCGGTCGTCGCCATCACATCGGACACGGTCGACCTCGTGCTGCTGGACGTGCAACTGCCCGACGGAACCGGGTTCGACGTGGTGCGGCAGGTGGGGGCCGAGCGCATGCCGACCGTGATCTTCGTCACGGCCTACGACCAGTACGCGGTCAGGGCGTTCGACGTGCACGCGGTCGACTACCTGCTCAAGCCGTTCGACACCAGGCGCCTGTGCGACAGCATCGAGCGCGTACGGACGCGTCTGGCGCGACCCGCAGACATCGTGCAGCAACTGCAAGGCCTGCTCGACGTGCAGAGCCAGCCGTGGCTCCAGCGTCTCGTCGTCCGGAACGGCGAGCACTTCGATTTCGTCCCCGTCGACGCGATCGACTGGATCGAGTCGGCCAACAACGACACCATCCTGCATTGCCGCGGGCGTGACTTCACCTTCAACCAGAACCTGGCGGCGCTCGAACGGCAGCTCGATCCGCGGCGGTTCGTGCGGGTTCATCGCGGCCACATCGTCAACGTCGAGCGTGTGCTCGGCGCGAACACGTTGCTTGGCGGCGCGTACGAGTTGCAGCTGAGGAGCGGCGTCACCGTTCGCACGGGACGCCAGTACGCGGATACGGTTCGCCACCTGCTGAAGTCGCGATGA